One Vicia villosa cultivar HV-30 ecotype Madison, WI unplaced genomic scaffold, Vvil1.0 ctg.001763F_1_1, whole genome shotgun sequence DNA segment encodes these proteins:
- the LOC131636518 gene encoding CASP-like protein 1C1 has translation MAKSSRICHLLLRFLAFSATLSAVIVMVSSHEKATFFTVSFEAKYTNSPSFKYFVIANSVVTVYGFFILFLPAESLLWRLVVATDMVLTMLLISSISAALAIAQVAKQGNNYAAWLPICNSVPKFCNHTTGALIASFIGVIIYMILLLHSIHRVLDPLLLRKT, from the exons ATGGCCAAGTCTAGTAGAATATGCCATCTTTTGTTAAGGTTCTTGGCTTTTTCAGCCACCCTTTCAGCAGTAATTGTCATGGTTTCTAGCCATGAAAAAGCTACTTTCTTTACTGTTTCCTTTGAAGCAAAATACACCAACTCTCCATCCTTCAA GTACTTTGTGATTGCAAACTCTGTTGTTACTGTCTACGGATTTTTCATACTCTTTCTTCCGGCAGAAAGCTTGCTCTGGCGACTCGTGGTCGCCACGGATATG GTGTTGACCATGTTACTCATCTCAAGCATATCTGCAGCGTTGGCTATAGCTCAAGTGGCAAAGCAAGGAAACAATTATGCAGCTTGGTTACCAATATGTAATTCAGTCCCCAAATTTTGCAATCATACGACTGGAGCTTTAATTGCGAGTTTCATCGGAGTAATTATATACATGATTCTTCTGTTGCATTCCATTCATAGGGTCCTTGACCCTCTCCTCTTGAGAAAAACTTGA